The nucleotide sequence ATCCCCCAAATCTTCCGTCTTCATCCCCAAAACTTCTTCCGATTTCGCTCCATCGAGCACCGAAATCAAGCACGAACAAAACGCTTTCGTAATCTCCGAATCACTATCCGCCAAAAACCTCATCGTTCCGTCTGAATCCATCCTCACATCGAGCCACACCTGCGCCGTGCATCCCATCACTCGGTTTGCCGAAACCCTAACCGAGTCGTCGAGCTGCGGCAGCTGACTCGCGTACTTAATAAGTCGCTTGACGCGGTCAATCGGCTCGGATATGGAATTGAATTCGGCTGCG is from Helianthus annuus cultivar XRQ/B chromosome 9, HanXRQr2.0-SUNRISE, whole genome shotgun sequence and encodes:
- the LOC110875372 gene encoding sufE-like protein 2, chloroplastic, producing the protein MAIDDDDDTRLRLPLFKPVNFDIHPSSPPISISTNPISTFSCSTVTVTPVTSANSKLQTVAAEFNSISEPIDRVKRLIKYASQLPQLDDSVRVSANRVMGCTAQVWLDVRMDSDGTMRFLADSDSEITKAFCSCLISVLDGAKSEEVLGMKTEDLGDLNVVGLHGTKVDSRVNTWEKKEDSKF